One window of Sphingobacteriales bacterium genomic DNA carries:
- a CDS encoding HEAT repeat domain-containing protein, with the protein MPTLLTTTIPDEYIGESAVVLFIGLHRFDIQLRFTVFGELLQYDCPALELPVAALKLSYDAKIYTIIIAEIDYLPFRLLQMAFGKQKKYAASNPWKPVMEKLREMKKGKNLLTLNLKPEHPIVKEFIENGLLSEQRENILSIYYRIYAYTIGNEQYRIEHINGLGNKNNPIAFELILRAVADSNEKISNRAIQILGYWGDIRATQVLLEVLQSSHQEKCIEAAKSLGILNNPESVEPLLSLLHHPSPEVKGYAALALFNLGDDRAVQPMISLLSHPSSPIFSVAFNLIDYKSDMRFVEPMIAVLENNEFRGRHHYLAGYLGRLGDSRAVPALIACINQPSLQLRLNAIYSLGIIGDSRSINPLVIALNDPEKQVALRAANALAKLGDDRVIEPLIAALNENREIDCSKAAESLGNLGDIRAVEPLIAALKHPFVSTRLKAIEALGSIKDVRAIPHLIRLIEERQDTSMVFSAKKSMINIGKPAIEPLLKALKHENGEVRRAYADILYSLGDICTVEQLLNVMNDSHFMVCYHLVNAVSKHGEHAILPLISVMMNPKHKAKAYAAAALGYLKDDRAVEPLIEMLKDKDKDVRQFAAQSLGIIADNKAFEPLLGLLKDDNFEVRRRTVSALGHLGDKRAIPYLLKALKSKDKILCRRAIQAFESIGDTNVADFLVPYLKDKNNLVFQQAALTLGRFKDARALKNLIIMVKYNYLFEENAVTVLSEMGEVAVPTLIEELNSSYYQMRIHAAQILGKTGDKRAIPHLEKRLEIETITSCKKAMLEALEKLTANKGKVQSRS; encoded by the coding sequence ATGCCCACCTTACTCACGACCACTATCCCGGACGAATACATTGGCGAATCCGCAGTTGTCTTGTTCATCGGTCTTCACCGGTTCGACATTCAACTCCGTTTCACAGTATTTGGCGAGTTGCTGCAATACGACTGTCCGGCTTTAGAACTGCCGGTGGCGGCGCTGAAACTAAGTTATGATGCCAAAATTTATACCATTATAATTGCCGAAATTGATTACCTGCCCTTCAGATTGTTGCAGATGGCCTTTGGAAAACAAAAAAAATATGCCGCATCAAACCCTTGGAAACCGGTAATGGAAAAATTGAGGGAAATGAAAAAAGGAAAAAATTTGTTAACCCTGAATCTCAAACCTGAACATCCAATTGTAAAAGAATTTATAGAAAACGGTTTATTATCTGAACAAAGGGAAAATATCCTATCCATCTATTACAGGATATATGCTTATACAATAGGTAACGAGCAATATCGAATAGAGCATATCAACGGCTTAGGGAATAAGAATAATCCAATAGCTTTTGAGTTAATTTTAAGGGCTGTAGCCGACAGTAATGAAAAAATAAGCAACCGCGCAATACAAATTTTAGGATATTGGGGCGATATACGAGCCACTCAGGTGCTGTTGGAAGTTCTACAAAGCAGTCATCAGGAAAAATGTATAGAAGCGGCAAAATCTTTGGGCATTTTAAATAATCCGGAATCGGTCGAACCCTTGTTATCTTTACTCCATCATCCATCACCGGAAGTAAAAGGATATGCTGCATTAGCTTTATTCAATTTAGGAGATGACCGGGCGGTTCAACCCATGATTAGCTTGTTATCACACCCTTCCTCTCCCATATTTTCGGTGGCCTTTAATTTAATTGACTATAAATCTGATATGCGATTTGTTGAGCCGATGATTGCTGTATTGGAAAACAATGAATTCAGAGGAAGACATCATTATCTTGCTGGTTACTTGGGCAGACTTGGCGATTCAAGAGCAGTTCCTGCACTAATAGCCTGTATAAATCAACCTTCATTGCAACTTCGCTTAAATGCGATATATTCCTTGGGTATCATTGGAGATTCCCGTTCCATCAACCCTTTGGTAATAGCACTAAACGATCCTGAGAAACAAGTGGCTTTAAGAGCTGCCAATGCCTTAGCTAAGTTGGGAGACGACCGTGTCATCGAGCCTCTTATAGCTGCATTAAACGAAAACAGGGAAATTGATTGCTCAAAAGCAGCAGAAAGTCTTGGCAATTTAGGCGATATTCGGGCTGTCGAGCCGCTCATTGCCGCCTTGAAACATCCTTTTGTCTCTACAAGATTGAAAGCTATCGAAGCTTTGGGGAGCATAAAAGATGTTCGTGCAATACCCCATCTTATTCGTCTTATAGAAGAAAGACAAGATACAAGCATGGTTTTTTCTGCAAAAAAATCCATGATTAACATTGGAAAACCTGCCATTGAACCCCTTTTAAAAGCATTAAAGCATGAGAATGGCGAGGTTCGAAGAGCTTATGCAGATATATTATACTCGCTTGGAGATATTTGTACGGTTGAACAACTGTTGAATGTAATGAATGACAGCCATTTTATGGTTTGCTATCATTTGGTCAATGCTGTATCAAAACATGGAGAACATGCAATACTGCCACTTATATCTGTTATGATGAACCCAAAACACAAGGCAAAAGCCTATGCCGCGGCTGCATTGGGATATCTGAAAGATGACCGTGCCGTTGAACCCCTGATTGAAATGCTGAAAGATAAAGACAAAGATGTCAGGCAATTTGCTGCTCAATCATTAGGAATTATTGCCGATAACAAAGCCTTTGAACCATTATTAGGTTTACTGAAAGATGATAATTTCGAAGTTCGCAGACGAACCGTATCTGCCCTTGGCCATTTGGGCGATAAACGGGCAATACCTTATTTATTAAAAGCCTTAAAAAGCAAAGATAAAATCTTGTGCAGAAGAGCTATTCAAGCCTTTGAAAGTATTGGGGATACCAATGTTGCAGATTTTCTTGTGCCTTATCTAAAAGATAAAAACAACCTTGTTTTTCAACAAGCGGCCTTAACCTTAGGAAGATTTAAAGATGCTCGTGCCCTCAAAAACCTTATAATTATGGTAAAGTACAATTATTTATTTGAGGAAAATGCGGTAACCGTATTGTCCGAAATGGGAGAAGTGGCAGTGCCTACGCTAATCGAAGAACTCAACAGCAGTTACTATCAAATGAGAATACATGCCGCACAAATACTTGGTAAAACCGGAGATAAACGAGCCATTCCACACTTAGAAAAGCGTTTAGAAATAGAAACCATCACCTCTTGCAAAAAAGCCATGTTAGAAGCATTAGAAAAACTAACTGCCAATAAAGGGAAAGTCCAAAGTCGCTCATAA
- a CDS encoding HEAT repeat domain-containing protein, with protein sequence MPTLLTTSIPSEYIGNTNVALQAGIHWYEIQLRFTVFGELLEYHCLLLDLPESALKLTFSTDELTRIHAEFNYLPYRLILMAFCLKNRFKKSDPWKSVNDKLTELRKGKRPFNLKLPVTHEIVKDIYEFQLPGLAIDKILEVYNTIYLVDTTDDEEIRKGIIIRLGRLGDPRAIETLTKAFKYKSFHTKIDAVSALGDIGDTRVATTLLEAIVSPDFEMSLTAVESIGKIRDHKVIPHLKLLLNHPSLQVKNNVALALYILGEKCAFQILLDALAMKHTGIFYAIVHEMGNFQETLAVEPLIAMLNQEDTHSYTRKEILEALGKIGDDRAVESLLTALKNKDISVRNKAAEAIGKIKGTDLSFDIIEALYDSLRRGCLQAALVLASIGDTRATPHLIKSLKVSDDDDGFKIVEALGKLGDASVVMPMIKTLKRKNYMTRMFAFKTLGELKDDRAIEPFMEILKNDKLKHIHYLSIYALRDIGKQAVKPLLEGLKTNGTKERVLFADALSHLGNECTLEQLLEVLDDRDSRVCKHLTSALAKLGEKAVEPLIAVLNNRNHPAREYAAQELGMLQDSRAVQPLIEALKDENQKVRGNAALALYNYKDISALNPLIKLLKDNQSTVRRNAAITLGKLGDTRALLPLTYVLTDKENIVRSAAAYSLMLLGDERAIKPLLSALNNNRDPQVLVSVASALAKLGNSSVVGTLLSTIRLQRMYYSDAHEGLVALGEAAVLPLIMELNHKDFRYRKDVVVLLGEIGDKRATEPLKEQLSIETNIKCIKAIQVALEEITQR encoded by the coding sequence GTGCCAACCCTCCTCACTACATCCATCCCTTCAGAATACATTGGCAATACCAACGTTGCTTTGCAAGCCGGCATACACTGGTATGAGATACAGCTTCGATTCACGGTGTTTGGCGAGTTGTTGGAGTACCACTGTTTATTATTGGATTTACCGGAATCTGCCCTGAAACTCACATTTTCTACCGATGAATTGACAAGGATACATGCCGAATTTAATTACCTGCCTTACCGGTTGATATTGATGGCATTTTGTTTGAAAAATAGATTTAAAAAATCAGATCCTTGGAAATCGGTCAATGATAAACTGACTGAGTTGAGGAAAGGCAAAAGACCATTTAATTTAAAACTACCGGTAACTCACGAAATCGTGAAGGATATATACGAATTTCAACTCCCGGGATTGGCGATTGATAAAATACTGGAAGTGTATAACACCATCTACCTTGTTGATACAACCGATGATGAAGAAATCCGCAAGGGCATAATTATAAGATTGGGTCGCTTAGGCGATCCGCGTGCTATTGAAACCCTCACTAAAGCTTTTAAATATAAAAGCTTTCATACAAAAATAGATGCAGTAAGTGCTTTGGGTGACATTGGCGATACCCGGGTAGCAACAACATTATTGGAAGCAATAGTAAGCCCCGACTTTGAAATGAGTTTAACAGCAGTCGAAAGTATTGGTAAAATAAGAGACCATAAAGTTATTCCCCATCTTAAGTTGTTATTAAACCACCCTTCTTTGCAGGTAAAAAATAATGTAGCATTAGCTCTTTACATATTGGGCGAAAAATGTGCTTTTCAGATACTGTTAGATGCTTTGGCCATGAAACATACCGGCATTTTTTATGCCATTGTACATGAAATGGGAAATTTTCAGGAAACACTTGCCGTAGAACCCTTAATTGCGATGTTAAACCAGGAAGATACTCATTCTTATACACGTAAAGAGATATTGGAAGCTTTGGGTAAGATTGGTGATGATCGTGCGGTAGAATCGCTTTTGACTGCCCTAAAAAACAAGGATATTTCGGTGCGCAACAAAGCAGCCGAAGCAATAGGAAAAATTAAAGGTACCGACTTATCGTTCGACATCATCGAAGCGCTATATGATTCTCTCAGGCGCGGATGCCTTCAAGCTGCCTTAGTTTTGGCTTCTATTGGGGATACCCGCGCTACCCCACACCTAATCAAATCTTTAAAAGTTAGTGATGATGATGATGGTTTTAAGATTGTCGAAGCATTGGGTAAACTTGGCGATGCAAGTGTGGTAATGCCGATGATTAAAACATTGAAACGCAAGAATTATATGACGCGGATGTTTGCTTTTAAAACATTAGGTGAGTTAAAGGATGATCGTGCCATAGAACCCTTTATGGAAATACTCAAAAACGATAAATTGAAACACATACATTACCTTTCAATTTATGCACTTCGCGACATCGGAAAACAAGCGGTAAAACCACTGCTCGAGGGTTTAAAAACCAATGGTACTAAAGAACGCGTACTGTTTGCCGATGCTTTGAGCCACTTAGGAAATGAATGTACTTTAGAGCAGCTATTAGAAGTGCTTGACGATCGGGATAGCAGGGTTTGCAAACATTTAACCTCTGCTTTGGCTAAATTGGGAGAAAAAGCCGTTGAGCCTCTTATCGCTGTCTTGAACAATCGAAATCATCCTGCTCGGGAATATGCTGCCCAGGAATTGGGAATGCTTCAAGATTCAAGAGCCGTTCAACCTCTGATAGAAGCCTTAAAAGATGAAAACCAAAAAGTTCGAGGCAATGCAGCATTAGCGCTATATAATTACAAGGATATAAGCGCACTAAACCCCCTAATAAAATTGTTGAAAGATAATCAAAGTACGGTCAGACGTAATGCAGCAATAACCCTTGGCAAGTTGGGCGATACCCGTGCCCTGTTACCCCTGACGTATGTATTAACAGATAAGGAAAATATTGTTCGCAGTGCAGCCGCATATTCTTTAATGCTCTTAGGCGATGAACGTGCCATTAAACCGCTTCTTTCTGCATTGAATAATAATAGAGATCCGCAAGTTCTGGTTTCGGTTGCTTCGGCCTTAGCTAAATTGGGAAATTCAAGTGTTGTCGGTACACTTTTATCAACGATAAGACTCCAAAGAATGTATTATTCTGATGCCCACGAAGGACTTGTCGCATTAGGGGAAGCAGCCGTACTGCCACTCATTATGGAACTTAACCACAAGGATTTCAGGTATAGGAAAGATGTGGTGGTACTTCTTGGCGAAATTGGCGACAAACGCGCTACTGAGCCGCTAAAGGAGCAACTAAGTATAGAAACAAACATTAAGTGCATTAAAGCTATACAGGTAGCTTTAGAAGAAATCACCCAACGATAA